In Pseudoduganella albidiflava, a single window of DNA contains:
- the ppa gene encoding inorganic diphosphatase, translating to MSLNKVSAGRDVPNDFNVIIEIPMNADPIKYEVDKESGAIFVDRFMGTAMHYPCNYGYVPNTLSADGDPVDVLVITPFPLIPGVVVRCRAIGVLKMTDEAGQDAKVLAVPVDKVLPIYKHWQKPEDLQDLRLQQIQHFFEHYKDLEPGKWVKVDGWAGPEEAKQEILSGVAAYQNGESK from the coding sequence ATGAGTCTGAATAAAGTATCCGCCGGCCGCGACGTGCCGAACGACTTCAACGTGATCATCGAAATCCCGATGAACGCCGATCCGATCAAGTATGAGGTGGACAAGGAATCGGGCGCGATCTTCGTCGACCGCTTCATGGGCACCGCGATGCACTACCCGTGCAACTACGGCTATGTGCCGAACACGCTGTCCGCCGACGGCGACCCGGTCGACGTGCTGGTCATTACGCCATTCCCGCTGATCCCTGGCGTGGTGGTGCGCTGCCGCGCGATCGGCGTGCTGAAGATGACCGACGAAGCCGGCCAGGATGCTAAAGTGCTGGCCGTGCCGGTCGACAAGGTGCTGCCGATCTACAAGCACTGGCAAAAGCCGGAAGACCTGCAAGACCTGCGCCTGCAGCAGATCCAGCACTTCTTCGAGCACTACAAGGACCTGGAGCCGGGCAAGTGGGTCAAGGTCGACGGCTGGGCCGGTCCGGAAGAAGCCAAGCAGGAAATCCTGTCGGGCGTGGCCGCCTACCAGAACGGCGAATCGAAGTAA
- a CDS encoding uroporphyrinogen-III C-methyltransferase produces the protein MNELPTLPDPAAPQGGAASQAGSLGGAAVPTAPASPPPSAPASGMSNRNLTIAVAVLAVLLAAQAVNTHTQLRKVRSELALRLQKGDALNAESNQLVKTVQEATRDLQVKVGVLENRQQEAQAQQLALEQLYNDMSRNRDEWALAEIEQVLSTASQQLQLAGNVPGALIALQNADRSLSRSDTPQFITIRRAIARDTEKLKALPSVDSVGLAVRLDNVIAQVDTLPMLADATTAPVATAKRGRSGKVESPAPQMEPVVPQDTWVTRLQAAWNGWSSEMWTDVRQLVRVRTVDNPESMMLAPEHAYFLRENLKLRLLNARMALLSRNEAAFRTDLLAAQETLARHFDTRARQTQTVQTLLRQVQGSNLSIEMPTLSDSLNAVRNYKAKP, from the coding sequence ATGAACGAATTGCCTACCTTACCCGACCCGGCCGCACCGCAAGGCGGGGCCGCTTCGCAAGCTGGTTCCCTGGGCGGCGCGGCCGTTCCCACGGCCCCCGCCAGCCCGCCGCCCTCCGCTCCCGCCTCCGGCATGTCGAACCGCAACCTGACGATCGCCGTCGCCGTGCTGGCCGTGCTGCTGGCCGCGCAGGCGGTGAACACGCACACGCAGCTGCGCAAAGTGCGTTCCGAACTGGCGCTGCGGCTGCAGAAGGGCGATGCGCTCAACGCGGAGTCGAACCAGCTGGTGAAGACGGTGCAGGAAGCCACGCGCGACTTGCAGGTGAAGGTGGGCGTGCTGGAAAACCGCCAGCAGGAAGCGCAGGCCCAGCAACTGGCCCTGGAACAGCTGTACAACGACATGTCGCGCAACCGCGACGAGTGGGCGCTGGCCGAGATCGAGCAGGTGCTGTCCACGGCCAGCCAGCAGCTGCAACTGGCCGGCAACGTGCCGGGCGCGCTGATCGCGCTGCAGAACGCCGACCGCAGCCTGTCGCGCTCCGACACGCCGCAGTTCATCACGATCCGCCGCGCCATCGCGCGCGATACCGAAAAGCTGAAGGCGCTGCCGAGCGTGGATTCGGTGGGCCTGGCGGTGCGGCTCGATAACGTGATCGCCCAGGTCGACACGCTGCCGATGCTGGCCGATGCGACCACCGCGCCGGTAGCGACGGCGAAGCGGGGCAGGTCCGGCAAGGTGGAAAGCCCGGCGCCGCAGATGGAACCGGTGGTGCCGCAGGATACCTGGGTGACGCGCCTGCAGGCCGCCTGGAACGGCTGGAGCAGCGAGATGTGGACCGACGTGCGTCAGCTGGTCCGCGTGCGCACCGTGGATAATCCCGAATCGATGATGCTGGCGCCCGAGCACGCGTACTTCCTGCGCGAGAACCTCAAGCTGCGCCTGCTGAATGCCCGCATGGCGCTGTTGTCGCGCAACGAAGCGGCCTTCCGCACCGACCTGCTGGCGGCACAGGAAACCCTGGCCCGCCACTTCGACACACGGGCGCGCCAGACGCAAACGGTGCAGACCCTGCTGCGCCAGGTCCAGGGCAGCAACCTGTCGATCGAGATGCCCACGCTGTCGGACAGCCTGAACGCCGTGCGCAACTACAAGGCGAAGCCCTGA
- a CDS encoding NADH:flavin oxidoreductase/NADH oxidase family protein: protein MMFTPLVLPNGSTVPNRLAKAAIEENMAEAGQLPGAAIHRLYERWAEGGAGLIITGNVMVDGRALTGPATLVLEAQTPLEPFRRWAQAIRGHGAQAWMQVNHPGRQVMANMGGRALAPSAIALDMGKHSKLFAQPVAMTAADIGDVVARFAATAHAAEAAGFTGVQIHAAHGYLISQFLSPLANRRTDAWGGSLAGRARLLLDVVRAVRARVSPGFCVSVKLNSADFQRGGFSEADAREVVLMLNDLAVDLVELSGGSYESPAMQGVTADGRTLAREAYFLDFARELAAVARMPVMTTGGIARRAVAEQVLASGVAMAGIATALAAMPDLPRQWQAGHDAVAHMPAVRWKDKTLAGLARLALVRRRIRLLGAGRNGTLRYQPMWTLLVDQLRSAWMAKRYRAWLAGQPVH, encoded by the coding sequence ATGATGTTTACCCCGCTCGTGTTGCCGAACGGCTCCACTGTCCCAAATCGCCTGGCCAAGGCCGCCATCGAAGAAAACATGGCCGAGGCGGGCCAGCTGCCGGGCGCCGCGATCCATCGCCTCTACGAGCGCTGGGCCGAAGGGGGCGCCGGCCTGATCATCACCGGCAACGTGATGGTCGACGGCCGCGCGCTGACCGGTCCCGCCACGCTGGTGCTGGAAGCGCAGACGCCACTCGAACCGTTCCGGCGCTGGGCGCAGGCGATACGGGGGCATGGCGCGCAGGCGTGGATGCAGGTCAACCACCCGGGACGCCAGGTCATGGCGAACATGGGCGGCAGGGCGCTGGCGCCATCCGCCATCGCGCTGGACATGGGCAAGCACAGCAAGCTGTTCGCGCAACCCGTGGCCATGACGGCCGCCGATATCGGCGACGTGGTGGCCCGCTTCGCCGCCACGGCCCATGCCGCCGAAGCCGCCGGCTTCACGGGCGTGCAGATCCACGCCGCGCACGGCTACCTGATCTCGCAGTTCCTGTCGCCGCTGGCCAACCGGCGCACCGATGCGTGGGGCGGCAGCCTTGCCGGGCGCGCCAGACTGTTGCTGGACGTGGTGCGCGCCGTCCGTGCTCGTGTGTCACCCGGCTTCTGCGTGTCGGTCAAGCTCAATTCGGCCGACTTCCAGCGCGGCGGCTTTTCCGAAGCCGACGCCAGGGAAGTAGTGCTCATGCTGAACGACCTGGCGGTGGACCTGGTGGAACTGTCCGGCGGCAGCTACGAGAGCCCGGCGATGCAGGGCGTGACCGCCGATGGCCGCACGCTGGCGCGGGAAGCGTATTTCCTCGATTTCGCCCGCGAGCTGGCGGCGGTGGCACGCATGCCGGTGATGACCACCGGCGGAATCGCCCGCCGCGCCGTCGCCGAACAGGTGCTGGCCAGCGGTGTCGCCATGGCCGGTATCGCCACGGCGCTTGCCGCCATGCCGGACTTGCCACGGCAATGGCAAGCCGGCCACGATGCGGTGGCACACATGCCGGCCGTCAGGTGGAAAGACAAGACCCTGGCCGGCCTGGCGCGGCTGGCGCTGGTGCGCCGCCGTATCCGCCTGCTTGGCGCAGGTCGCAATGGCACGCTCCGCTACCAGCCCATGTGGACACTGCTCGTGGATCAACTGCGTTCGGCCTGGATGGCGAAGCGCTACCGCGCATGGCTGGCCGGCCAGCCCGTCCACTGA
- a CDS encoding uroporphyrinogen-III synthase, with protein MPGAVVITRPLAQALPLAGRVAALGRRAEILPLLDIAPLPDTGPLRAVLARLHEFALVAFVSPNAIDAAFAHIPAWPAGVTLAVVGEGSRAALAAHGVTEANATIVSPLDPVHSDSEHLLQALDLPALRGRQVLIVRGEAGRELMGDGFRAAGAHVTAIPAYRRSVPQLTPEFAARLRALLAEENDWIVTSSEALRGLFVLLEELACSAGGDDIVAKMQQQHLIVPHARIAETARLLGLSRLTLTGSGDERLLAALQSRP; from the coding sequence ATGCCCGGCGCCGTCGTCATCACCCGTCCGCTCGCACAGGCCCTGCCGCTCGCCGGGCGCGTGGCGGCGCTGGGGCGGCGTGCCGAAATACTGCCGCTGCTCGACATCGCACCGTTGCCGGACACGGGCCCGCTGCGCGCCGTGCTGGCGAGGTTGCACGAATTCGCGCTGGTGGCATTCGTGTCGCCGAATGCGATCGACGCGGCGTTCGCCCACATACCGGCATGGCCGGCCGGCGTCACGCTGGCCGTGGTGGGCGAAGGGAGCCGCGCCGCGCTGGCGGCCCATGGCGTCACGGAGGCCAACGCCACCATCGTCAGCCCGCTCGACCCGGTCCACAGCGATTCCGAACACCTGCTGCAGGCGCTCGACCTTCCCGCGCTGCGCGGCAGGCAGGTGCTGATCGTGCGCGGCGAAGCGGGCCGCGAACTGATGGGCGACGGTTTCCGTGCCGCCGGTGCGCACGTGACGGCGATCCCCGCCTACCGCCGCAGCGTGCCGCAACTGACGCCGGAGTTCGCCGCGCGCCTGCGGGCACTGCTGGCCGAAGAGAACGACTGGATCGTTACCAGCTCGGAAGCACTGCGCGGCCTGTTCGTACTGCTGGAAGAACTGGCCTGTTCGGCCGGTGGCGATGATATTGTGGCAAAGATGCAACAACAGCACCTCATTGTCCCGCATGCCCGGATTGCCGAAACGGCGCGCCTGCTGGGTTTGTCCCGCCTGACGCTCACAGGATCCGGCGACGAGCGCCTGCTCGCCGCGTTACAATCACGGCCATGA
- a CDS encoding MerR family transcriptional regulator, whose amino-acid sequence MGTSASTGPNMKIGELAARSGMAASTIRYYEQEGLLPKASRGANGYRTYQESTLEQLNLIDVGQKLGFSLDAIRTVLGLQGAALQDGLLQGLDARLGEIDGLMATLATQRQALLDARERLQEAWAQGQCLNKMELARRGPGCDTEVAPVAAPEAAPAE is encoded by the coding sequence ATGGGCACCAGCGCGAGCACGGGACCGAACATGAAGATCGGGGAACTGGCTGCCCGCAGCGGCATGGCGGCATCGACGATCCGCTATTACGAGCAGGAAGGCCTGCTGCCCAAGGCCAGCCGCGGCGCGAATGGTTACCGAACGTACCAGGAATCGACGCTGGAGCAGTTGAACCTGATCGACGTGGGGCAGAAGCTGGGCTTTTCGCTGGATGCCATCCGCACCGTGCTTGGCCTGCAGGGCGCGGCGTTGCAGGATGGCCTGCTGCAGGGTCTCGACGCGCGGCTCGGCGAGATCGACGGCCTGATGGCCACGCTGGCCACCCAGCGCCAGGCCCTGCTCGACGCCAGGGAACGCCTGCAGGAGGCGTGGGCACAGGGCCAATGCCTGAACAAGATGGAACTCGCCAGGCGGGGACCGGGCTGCGACACCGAAGTGGCGCCTGTGGCCGCCCCGGAGGCTGCCCCGGCAGAGTGA
- the hemC gene encoding hydroxymethylbilane synthase, producing the protein MWQAEHVRARLSLLYPQCSVEILGMTTRGDQILDRTLSKVGGKGLFVKELEVAMAEGRADLAVHSLKDVPMELPEGFALAAVLEREDPRDAFVSNDYASLADLPAGAVVGTSSLRRQALIAARYPHLVIKPLRGNLDTRLGKLDRGDYAAIILAAAGLKRLGLPQRIRAVLDPEDSLPAAGQGAMAIEIADRTDGVDMVALLAPLNHVPTAQAVTAERRVSKVFGGSCQVPLAAHATLAGNQMHLRAMVATPDGTRIASAEVHGPATDAAQLGDQVAEKLREQDAVAILASCLAEADGGGT; encoded by the coding sequence ATGTGGCAGGCCGAACACGTGCGCGCACGCTTGTCTTTATTATATCCCCAGTGTTCCGTCGAGATCCTCGGCATGACCACGCGCGGCGACCAGATCCTCGACCGCACGCTGTCGAAAGTGGGCGGCAAGGGCCTGTTCGTCAAGGAGCTGGAAGTGGCGATGGCCGAAGGCCGCGCCGACCTGGCCGTGCACTCGCTGAAGGATGTGCCGATGGAGCTGCCGGAAGGCTTTGCGCTGGCGGCCGTGCTCGAACGTGAAGACCCGCGCGATGCCTTCGTCTCGAACGATTATGCGTCGCTGGCCGACCTGCCGGCCGGCGCCGTCGTCGGCACCAGCAGCCTGCGCCGCCAGGCCCTGATCGCGGCGCGCTATCCGCACCTGGTGATCAAGCCGCTGCGCGGCAACCTCGATACGCGCCTGGGCAAGCTGGACCGTGGCGATTACGCGGCCATCATCCTGGCCGCCGCCGGCCTGAAGCGTCTGGGCCTGCCGCAGCGCATCCGCGCCGTGCTGGATCCGGAAGACAGCCTGCCGGCGGCCGGGCAGGGCGCGATGGCGATCGAGATCGCCGACCGCACCGACGGCGTCGACATGGTGGCGCTGCTGGCCCCGCTGAACCACGTGCCGACCGCGCAAGCCGTGACGGCCGAGCGCCGCGTATCGAAGGTGTTCGGCGGCAGCTGCCAGGTGCCGCTGGCCGCCCACGCCACCCTGGCCGGCAACCAGATGCACCTGCGCGCGATGGTCGCTACGCCGGACGGCACGCGCATCGCCAGCGCCGAGGTGCATGGCCCGGCCACCGACGCGGCCCAGCTGGGCGACCAGGTCGCCGAGAAGCTGCGCGAACAGGATGCCGTGGCGATCCTGGCCTCCTGCCTCGCCGAGGCGGACGGCGGCGGCACCTGA
- a CDS encoding VOC family protein gives MKAQKIYTALLTADLAAAERWYTKLLGRKADHRPMVTLVQWELFDDAGLMLSSSGEIAGKGLLFLYVDDLAAERQRLQGLGLALGEDIPGDYSTLAQLRDPDGNVVTLATPPVRPFPAA, from the coding sequence ATGAAAGCGCAAAAGATCTACACCGCATTGCTCACCGCGGACCTCGCCGCGGCCGAACGCTGGTACACCAAACTGCTGGGCCGCAAAGCCGATCACCGGCCCATGGTCACGCTGGTCCAGTGGGAACTGTTCGACGATGCGGGGCTGATGCTGTCGAGCAGCGGCGAAATCGCCGGCAAGGGTTTGCTGTTCCTGTATGTCGACGATCTCGCCGCCGAGCGCCAGCGGCTGCAAGGCCTGGGGCTGGCCCTCGGGGAAGACATTCCCGGCGACTATTCGACGCTGGCGCAGTTGCGCGATCCCGACGGTAACGTCGTCACACTGGCAACGCCGCCCGTCCGGCCGTTCCCGGCGGCGTGA
- the ppc gene encoding phosphoenolpyruvate carboxylase produces MHRTSTLPLRSDHSMVNQASVTQASVTQAAESNNGQGNDAGAVDKDAPLKEDIRLLGRLLGDVLREQEGEEVFAVVETIRQTAVRFRREADAGAAKELDGMLKILTKEQTISVVRAFSYFSHLANIAEDQHHIRRRRAHLLAHSQPRRGSTRYALAKLKEAGVDQATVQDFFQGALIAPVLTAHPTEVQRKSILDAEHDIARLLAERDLPLTPRERAANLHMLRVRIATLWQTRMLRYTKLTVADEIENALSYYRITFLTEVPGLYDDIEADIAEQYGSGEAPGEVTRIDAPYLQMGSWIGGDRDGNPNVNADTMQHALARQATTILDFYLDEAHALGADLSISTLMVPCSPALQALADASPDQSDHRADEPYRRALIGIYARLASTARKLGATNILRKEVGHAEPYDDAAGFSADLQVLIDSLEANHGGMLARPRLTTLKRAADIFGFHLASLDMRQSSDVHERVLTELFARAGALPNYAELDEDAKVKLLLEELAQPRLLYSPYLDYSEETRTELSIFRAACEIRRRYGERAISNYIISHTETVSDLLEVLVLQQETGLLRTNAAGDTTADLMVIPLFETIPDLQRAAGIMEAVMALPLVKDLIAKRGQIQEVMLGYSDSNKDGGFLTSNWELYKAEIALIEVFGKAGVKLRLFHGRGGTVGRGGGPSYEAILAQPKGTVNGQIRLTEQGEIIASKFSNAEIGRRNLERLVAATLEASLMPAAHPEHSEQLAGFEAVMAELSDRAYKAYRNLVYETPGFTDYFFAATPIAEIAELNIGSRPASRKSTKRIEDLRAIPWGFSWGQCRLLLPGWYGFGSAVAGWIADGNRDERIGQLRDMAAHWPFFATLLSNMDMVFAKTDLAIASRYAELVPDKELRERIFKRIGDEYRQTLDVLDTVTGVTERLAGNPLLARSIQNRFPYLDPLNHLQVELIKRRRALADKTDPRVHRGIHLSINGVAAGLRNTG; encoded by the coding sequence ATGCACCGAACCTCAACTTTGCCACTTCGTAGCGATCATTCCATGGTTAATCAAGCAAGTGTGACCCAAGCAAGTGTGACCCAAGCAGCCGAGTCGAACAATGGACAAGGCAACGACGCGGGCGCCGTCGACAAGGACGCCCCACTGAAAGAGGATATCCGCCTGCTCGGCCGCCTGCTCGGCGACGTGCTGCGCGAACAGGAAGGCGAGGAAGTCTTCGCCGTGGTGGAAACCATCCGCCAGACCGCCGTGCGCTTCCGCCGGGAGGCCGATGCCGGCGCCGCGAAAGAGCTGGACGGCATGCTGAAGATCCTGACCAAGGAGCAGACCATCTCGGTGGTGCGCGCCTTCTCGTATTTCTCGCACCTGGCCAATATCGCCGAAGACCAGCACCACATCCGCCGCCGCCGCGCCCACCTGCTGGCGCACTCGCAGCCGCGGCGCGGCAGCACACGTTATGCGCTGGCCAAACTGAAGGAGGCCGGCGTCGACCAGGCCACCGTGCAGGACTTCTTCCAGGGTGCGCTGATCGCGCCGGTGCTGACCGCCCACCCGACCGAGGTGCAGCGCAAGTCGATCCTCGATGCGGAGCACGACATCGCGCGCCTGCTGGCCGAACGCGACCTGCCGCTGACGCCGCGCGAACGCGCCGCCAACCTGCACATGCTGCGCGTGCGCATCGCCACCCTGTGGCAGACGCGCATGCTGCGCTACACGAAACTGACGGTGGCGGACGAGATCGAGAACGCGCTGTCGTACTACCGCATCACCTTCCTGACCGAGGTGCCGGGCCTGTATGACGACATCGAAGCCGATATCGCCGAGCAGTACGGCAGCGGCGAAGCGCCGGGGGAAGTTACGCGCATCGACGCGCCCTACCTGCAGATGGGCAGCTGGATCGGCGGCGACCGCGACGGCAACCCGAACGTGAACGCCGACACGATGCAGCATGCGCTGGCCCGCCAGGCCACGACGATCCTCGACTTCTACCTCGACGAGGCGCATGCGCTGGGCGCGGACCTGTCGATCTCCACGCTGATGGTGCCGTGCAGCCCCGCACTGCAGGCGCTGGCCGATGCGTCGCCCGACCAGTCCGACCACCGTGCGGACGAGCCTTACCGCCGCGCCCTGATCGGCATCTATGCCCGCCTGGCCAGCACCGCCCGCAAGCTGGGCGCGACCAACATCCTGCGCAAGGAAGTGGGCCATGCCGAGCCTTACGATGACGCGGCCGGGTTTTCCGCCGACCTTCAGGTGCTGATCGATTCGCTGGAAGCCAACCACGGCGGCATGCTGGCGCGCCCGCGCCTGACGACGCTGAAACGCGCCGCCGACATCTTCGGCTTCCACCTGGCATCGCTCGACATGCGCCAGAGCTCCGACGTGCACGAGCGCGTGCTGACCGAACTGTTCGCGCGCGCCGGCGCCCTGCCGAACTATGCGGAGCTCGACGAAGACGCCAAGGTCAAGCTGCTGCTGGAAGAGCTGGCCCAGCCGCGCCTGCTGTACTCGCCGTACCTCGACTATTCGGAAGAGACGCGGACCGAGCTGTCGATCTTCCGCGCCGCGTGCGAAATCCGCCGCCGCTATGGCGAGCGGGCCATCAGCAACTACATCATCTCGCACACGGAAACCGTGTCCGACCTGCTGGAGGTGCTGGTGCTGCAACAGGAAACGGGATTGCTGCGCACGAACGCCGCGGGCGACACGACGGCGGACCTGATGGTGATTCCCCTGTTCGAGACGATTCCCGACCTGCAGCGCGCCGCCGGCATCATGGAGGCGGTCATGGCGCTACCGCTGGTAAAGGACCTGATCGCGAAACGGGGCCAGATCCAGGAAGTGATGCTGGGGTATTCGGATTCGAACAAGGATGGCGGCTTCCTCACGTCGAACTGGGAACTGTACAAGGCCGAGATCGCGCTGATCGAGGTGTTCGGCAAGGCCGGCGTGAAGCTGCGCCTGTTCCACGGCCGCGGCGGCACGGTCGGCCGCGGCGGCGGCCCCAGCTACGAAGCCATCCTGGCGCAGCCGAAAGGCACCGTCAACGGCCAGATCCGTCTGACCGAACAGGGCGAGATCATCGCGTCGAAATTCTCGAACGCGGAGATCGGCCGCCGCAACCTGGAGCGCCTGGTGGCGGCCACGCTGGAGGCCAGCCTGATGCCGGCGGCGCACCCCGAACACAGCGAGCAGCTGGCCGGCTTCGAGGCCGTGATGGCGGAACTGTCGGACCGCGCGTACAAGGCGTATCGCAACCTCGTGTACGAAACGCCGGGCTTCACGGACTACTTCTTTGCCGCCACGCCGATTGCCGAGATCGCGGAGCTGAACATCGGTTCGCGCCCCGCCTCGCGCAAGTCGACCAAGCGCATCGAAGACCTGCGCGCGATTCCGTGGGGCTTCTCGTGGGGCCAGTGCCGGCTGCTGCTGCCGGGCTGGTACGGCTTCGGCAGCGCCGTGGCCGGCTGGATCGCCGACGGCAACCGCGACGAGCGCATCGGCCAGTTGCGCGACATGGCGGCGCACTGGCCGTTCTTCGCCACGCTGCTGTCCAACATGGACATGGTGTTCGCCAAGACCGACCTGGCGATCGCTTCGCGCTATGCGGAACTGGTGCCGGACAAGGAACTGCGCGAGCGGATCTTCAAGCGCATCGGCGACGAATACCGCCAGACGCTCGACGTGCTCGATACCGTGACCGGCGTGACCGAACGCCTGGCCGGCAACCCGCTGCTGGCGCGCTCGATCCAGAACCGCTTCCCCTACCTCGATCCGCTGAACCACCTGCAGGTGGAGCTGATCAAGCGGCGCCGCGCGCTGGCCGACAAGACCGATCCCCGCGTGCACCGGGGGATCCACCTGTCGATCAATGGCGTGGCCGCGGGCTTGCGCAATACGGGGTGA
- a CDS encoding heme biosynthesis protein HemY: MAAAIGIAVTARYNPGNVVLFYPPYRMDLSLNFFVVLQVLLFVLLYAVVRAVRATAKMPARVAEYRQRKRERDGNKGLRDALKALFEGRFGHAEKAALRAADLPENAGVAALIGARAAHRMRQNARRDQWLARVADDPAMKTARLMTMTELLVDDHQPEAALAAVRELNASGTRHIHALQWSLKAEQQAKNWPEVLRLVRSLDKHRALHPALSARLRELAYEDLLSDKAHDAESIMRVWSTIPTVDRVKPFVACRASTALNARGLHDEARQVAEEALKANWDERVVRAYRDAAAPAGSAALLAQIEHCEAWLQERPNDAELALTLGSLCLKQKLWGKAQRYLEQALSDATDPAMVREAHLKLAQLHEALQQPEEAASHYRQCALATIL, encoded by the coding sequence ATGGCGGCCGCCATCGGCATCGCCGTGACGGCCCGCTACAACCCCGGCAACGTGGTGCTGTTCTATCCGCCGTACCGGATGGACCTGTCGCTGAACTTCTTCGTTGTGCTGCAGGTACTGCTGTTCGTGCTGCTGTATGCGGTGGTGCGCGCCGTGCGCGCCACGGCGAAGATGCCCGCGCGCGTGGCCGAATACCGCCAGCGCAAGCGCGAGCGCGATGGCAACAAGGGCTTGCGCGATGCGCTGAAGGCGCTGTTCGAAGGCCGCTTCGGCCATGCCGAAAAGGCCGCGCTGCGTGCCGCCGACCTGCCGGAAAACGCCGGCGTGGCCGCGCTGATCGGCGCCCGCGCCGCGCATCGCATGCGCCAGAACGCCCGCCGCGACCAGTGGCTGGCCCGCGTGGCCGACGATCCCGCCATGAAGACGGCGCGCCTGATGACGATGACCGAACTGCTGGTCGACGACCACCAGCCGGAAGCGGCGCTGGCCGCCGTGCGCGAGCTGAACGCCAGCGGCACGCGCCACATCCACGCGCTGCAATGGTCGCTGAAGGCCGAGCAGCAGGCCAAGAACTGGCCCGAAGTGCTGCGCCTGGTCCGTTCGCTGGACAAGCACCGCGCGCTGCACCCGGCGCTGTCGGCCCGGCTGCGCGAGCTGGCCTATGAAGACCTGCTGTCGGACAAGGCGCACGATGCCGAGTCGATCATGCGCGTCTGGTCCACCATTCCCACGGTGGACCGCGTGAAACCGTTCGTGGCGTGCCGTGCATCCACCGCGCTGAACGCCCGCGGCCTGCACGATGAAGCGCGGCAGGTGGCCGAGGAAGCGCTGAAGGCCAACTGGGACGAGCGCGTGGTGCGCGCCTACCGCGACGCCGCCGCCCCCGCCGGCTCGGCCGCGCTGCTGGCCCAGATCGAGCACTGCGAAGCGTGGCTGCAGGAACGCCCCAACGACGCCGAACTGGCGCTCACGCTGGGCTCCCTGTGCCTGAAGCAGAAACTGTGGGGCAAGGCGCAGCGCTACCTGGAACAGGCCCTTTCCGACGCCACCGACCCCGCCATGGTGCGCGAAGCCCACCTGAAGCTCGCCCAGCTGCACGAAGCGCTGCAGCAGCCCGAGGAAGCCGCCAGCCACTACCGGCAGTGCGCGCTCGCCACCATCCTGTAA